In one Cupriavidus taiwanensis genomic region, the following are encoded:
- a CDS encoding CAP domain-containing protein, which translates to MPPRRARHNTLALTTLCTAAALALAACGGGDGGDGGTTAGAAPGGSAPAGAQTSAPGGGQAGSAAPASPTAATTTAGACYTISGPAPAAAPGSGISLLPARGSAISNYRVLEEPRSAGLCYANYRREQVGLPPLAARDPLHAAAQAHTDYMLANATLTHDESSGNPGYTGATADERIQAAYPTDATAEVVAGASRWTSVANAQLSMSPKDALVSDLVDAPFHRAALLGSYGSAGSGFAERVGANGSGTSASYYQTVDLADRVNGGSDNQMVAYPFDGQNDVPVNWVNTESPNPAPGYENRTMGYPVSLQAINTSLQFEADNFVITDAQGGNVDCIKVDSRSSGLSSAARGVAVCTPVAPLASQQRYSVRVSGRLGAQPMDLGWSFTTR; encoded by the coding sequence ATGCCGCCGCGCCGCGCGCGCCACAACACGCTGGCCCTGACCACGCTCTGCACCGCGGCAGCGCTGGCGCTGGCCGCCTGCGGCGGGGGCGATGGCGGCGACGGCGGCACGACCGCCGGTGCCGCGCCCGGCGGTTCGGCTCCTGCGGGTGCGCAAACCAGCGCGCCGGGGGGCGGCCAGGCCGGCTCCGCCGCGCCGGCGTCCCCGACCGCTGCCACCACCACTGCTGGCGCCTGCTACACCATCAGCGGTCCCGCGCCTGCCGCCGCGCCCGGCAGCGGCATCTCGCTGCTGCCGGCGCGCGGCAGCGCGATCAGCAACTACCGCGTGCTGGAAGAGCCGCGCAGCGCCGGCCTGTGCTACGCCAACTATCGCCGCGAGCAGGTGGGCCTGCCGCCGCTGGCGGCGCGCGACCCGCTCCATGCCGCCGCGCAGGCGCATACCGACTACATGCTGGCCAATGCCACGCTGACGCACGACGAAAGCAGCGGCAATCCGGGCTACACCGGCGCCACCGCCGACGAGCGCATCCAGGCCGCCTATCCGACCGATGCCACCGCGGAAGTGGTGGCCGGCGCCAGCCGCTGGACCTCGGTGGCCAATGCGCAGCTGTCGATGTCGCCCAAGGACGCACTGGTGTCGGACCTGGTCGACGCGCCGTTCCACCGCGCCGCGCTGCTGGGCAGCTATGGCTCCGCCGGCAGCGGCTTTGCCGAGCGCGTGGGCGCCAACGGCAGCGGCACCTCGGCCAGCTACTACCAGACCGTCGACCTCGCCGACCGTGTCAACGGCGGCAGCGACAACCAGATGGTGGCCTATCCGTTCGACGGCCAGAACGATGTGCCGGTCAACTGGGTCAACACGGAAAGCCCGAATCCGGCGCCGGGCTATGAAAACCGCACCATGGGCTATCCGGTGTCGCTGCAGGCGATCAATACCTCGCTGCAGTTCGAGGCCGACAACTTCGTCATCACCGATGCGCAAGGCGGCAACGTCGACTGCATCAAGGTCGACAGCCGTTCCTCGGGCCTGAGCAGCGCGGCGCGCGGCGTGGCGGTGTGCACGCCGGTGGCGCCGCTGGCCTCCCAGCAGCGCTATAGCGTGCGGGTCTCTGGCCGGCTCGGCGCGCAGCCGATGGACCTGGGCTGGTCGTTCACCACGCGCTGA
- a CDS encoding vWA domain-containing protein yields the protein MQARAPVFLSSLAAALALALAACGGPSRPLPEQASQPVSPAMAPAPHPDHAARAAQPEPAAEMHSIEPHATLAMPHPYPLPAPAPEERERYGAIDENGVRLVAQASVSTFSIDVDTGSYSNVRRLLNAGRVPPADAVRVEELLNYFPYDYAQPADGRPFAVHTALAPAPWHPSNVLLRIGIKGKDVASGALPAANLVFLVDVSGSMNSPDKLPLLKSSLKLLVNQLRAQDRITLVTYAGSTRVALPPTPGSDKAAISAAIDQLVAGGSTAGASGIALAYQAAQQSYIAGGINRVLLATDGDFNVGVTDFRQLKGMVEERRKSGVSLSTLGFGTGNYNEQLMEQLADAGDGAYSYIDNLMEGNKVLASEISSTLATIARDVKIQVEFNPATVTEYRLIGYENRMLAREDFNNDKVDAGDIGAGHAVTALYELTLAGEPGLVDPLRYQRAAPAPGRDGELAHVRLRYKLPAASTSQLLDVTVARQALRPLAQGDDDFRFAAAVAGFGQVLRGGKFTGAWRYADARALAQGARGADRFGYRGEFVKLVDLAQSLATAAPAASQGGAPAGHAAR from the coding sequence ATGCAAGCACGCGCACCGGTCTTCCTTTCCAGCCTTGCCGCAGCCCTGGCGCTGGCGCTGGCCGCATGCGGCGGTCCTTCGCGGCCGCTGCCCGAGCAGGCCTCCCAGCCTGTGTCCCCGGCGATGGCCCCGGCTCCGCACCCGGACCATGCCGCCAGGGCGGCGCAGCCCGAACCCGCTGCGGAAATGCACAGCATCGAACCGCACGCCACGCTGGCAATGCCGCACCCTTACCCGTTGCCGGCACCCGCGCCGGAGGAGCGCGAACGCTACGGCGCCATCGACGAGAACGGTGTCCGGCTGGTGGCACAGGCATCTGTGTCCACCTTCAGCATCGATGTCGATACCGGCAGCTACAGCAACGTGCGGCGCCTGCTCAATGCCGGCCGCGTGCCGCCGGCCGATGCGGTGCGCGTGGAAGAACTGCTGAACTACTTCCCCTACGACTACGCCCAGCCCGCCGACGGCCGCCCGTTCGCCGTGCACACCGCGCTGGCGCCGGCGCCATGGCATCCGTCCAATGTGCTGCTGCGCATCGGCATCAAGGGCAAGGACGTGGCCAGCGGCGCGCTGCCCGCCGCCAACCTGGTGTTCCTGGTCGACGTGTCGGGCTCGATGAACTCGCCGGACAAGCTGCCGCTGCTGAAGTCATCGCTCAAGCTGCTGGTGAACCAGCTGCGCGCGCAGGACCGCATTACGCTGGTCACCTACGCCGGCAGCACGCGCGTGGCGTTGCCGCCCACGCCGGGCAGCGACAAGGCTGCCATCAGCGCCGCCATCGACCAGCTGGTGGCGGGCGGCAGCACCGCCGGCGCCAGCGGCATTGCGCTGGCCTACCAGGCCGCGCAGCAGAGTTATATCGCCGGCGGCATCAACCGCGTGCTGCTGGCCACCGACGGCGACTTCAATGTGGGCGTGACCGACTTCCGCCAGCTCAAGGGCATGGTCGAGGAAAGGCGCAAGTCGGGGGTCTCGCTGTCGACGCTGGGCTTCGGCACCGGCAACTACAACGAGCAGCTGATGGAGCAGCTGGCCGATGCCGGCGACGGCGCGTATTCCTACATCGACAACCTGATGGAAGGCAACAAGGTGCTGGCCAGCGAGATCAGCTCGACGCTGGCCACGATTGCGCGCGACGTGAAGATACAGGTCGAGTTCAATCCGGCCACGGTGACCGAGTACCGGCTGATCGGCTATGAGAACCGCATGCTGGCGCGCGAGGATTTCAACAACGACAAGGTCGATGCCGGCGATATCGGCGCGGGCCACGCCGTGACCGCGCTGTACGAGCTGACGCTGGCCGGCGAGCCGGGGCTGGTCGACCCGCTGCGCTACCAGCGCGCGGCGCCGGCGCCGGGGCGCGATGGCGAACTCGCGCATGTGCGCCTGCGCTACAAGCTGCCGGCGGCCAGCACCAGCCAGTTGCTCGACGTCACCGTGGCGCGGCAGGCGCTGCGCCCGCTGGCGCAGGGCGACGACGACTTCCGCTTTGCCGCGGCGGTGGCCGGCTTCGGCCAGGTGCTGCGCGGCGGCAAGTTCACCGGCGCCTGGCGCTACGCCGACGCCCGCGCGCTGGCGCAAGGCGCGCGCGGCGCCGACCGCTTCGGCTACCGCGGCGAGTTCGTCAAGCTGGTGGACCTGGCGCAGAGCCTTGCCACCGCGGCGCCGGCCGCTTCCCAGGGCGGCGCGCCGGCCGGACATGCGGCACGCTGA
- a CDS encoding acyl-CoA dehydrogenase family protein yields MDFDYSPKVKEMQAKLLAFFDQHIYPNEKRFAEEIDANRRAGNAWIPTKVIEELKPLAREAGLWNLFLPRSPRAPQGLSNLEYATLCEIMGRVPWSAEVFNCAAPDTGNMETLERYASEELKDQWLEPLLAGEIRSAFLMTEPAVASSDATNIECRIERDGDHYVINGTKWWSSGAGDPRCKVYIVMGKTDPEAGRHEQQSMVVVPADTPGITIKRFLPVFGYDDAPHGHMEIELKNVRVPVSNILLGEGRGFEIAQGRLGPGRIHHCMRSIGVAERALELLCKRALSRVAFGKPVSAQGVTQERIAEARCEIEMARLLTLKAAYMMDTVGNKVAKAEIAMIKVVAPNVALKVIDWAIQVHGAAGVSSDFPLASWWAHQRTLRLADGPDEVHRNAIAKLELAKHMNVNPDTIKMPVARGF; encoded by the coding sequence ATGGATTTCGATTACAGCCCGAAGGTCAAGGAGATGCAGGCCAAGCTGCTGGCCTTCTTCGATCAGCACATCTATCCGAACGAAAAGCGCTTCGCCGAGGAGATCGACGCCAACCGTCGCGCCGGCAACGCCTGGATCCCGACCAAGGTGATCGAGGAACTGAAGCCGCTGGCGCGCGAAGCCGGCCTCTGGAACCTGTTCCTGCCGCGCTCGCCGCGCGCCCCGCAGGGCCTGTCGAACCTGGAATACGCCACCCTGTGCGAGATCATGGGCCGGGTGCCCTGGTCGGCCGAGGTGTTCAACTGCGCGGCCCCGGACACCGGCAACATGGAAACGCTGGAGCGCTACGCCTCGGAAGAACTGAAGGACCAGTGGCTGGAACCGCTGCTGGCCGGCGAGATCCGCTCGGCCTTCCTGATGACCGAACCCGCGGTGGCCTCGTCGGACGCGACCAATATCGAATGCCGCATCGAGCGCGATGGCGACCACTACGTGATCAACGGCACCAAGTGGTGGTCGTCGGGCGCCGGCGACCCGCGCTGCAAGGTCTATATCGTGATGGGCAAGACCGATCCCGAGGCCGGCCGCCATGAGCAGCAGTCGATGGTGGTGGTGCCGGCCGATACCCCGGGCATCACCATCAAGCGCTTCCTGCCGGTGTTCGGCTACGACGACGCGCCGCACGGCCATATGGAGATCGAGCTGAAGAACGTGCGCGTGCCGGTCTCGAACATCCTGCTGGGCGAAGGCCGCGGCTTCGAGATCGCGCAGGGCCGCCTCGGCCCGGGCCGCATCCACCACTGCATGCGCAGCATCGGCGTGGCCGAGCGCGCGCTGGAACTGCTGTGCAAGCGCGCGCTGTCGCGGGTCGCGTTCGGCAAGCCGGTGTCGGCCCAGGGCGTGACGCAGGAGCGCATCGCCGAAGCCCGTTGCGAGATCGAGATGGCGCGCCTGCTGACGCTCAAGGCCGCGTACATGATGGACACGGTCGGCAACAAGGTGGCCAAGGCCGAGATCGCCATGATCAAGGTGGTGGCCCCCAACGTGGCGCTGAAGGTGATCGACTGGGCCATCCAGGTCCACGGCGCCGCCGGCGTTTCCAGCGACTTCCCCCTGGCCAGCTGGTGGGCGCACCAGCGCACGCTGCGCCTGGCCGACGGTCCGGACGAGGTGCACCGCAATGCCATCGCCAAGCTGGAGCTGGCCAAGCACATGAACGTCAACCCCGACACCATCAAAATGCCGGTGGCGCGCGGTTTCTGA
- a CDS encoding oxepin-CoA hydrolase, alternative type yields MPAQLLSRRVDSTLVLTISNPEARNALHPDIYAASQQALDQAATDDSLRAVIITGADGVFCAGGNLNRLLGNRSQPPEVQAASIAVLNGWIESLHAFPKPIIAAVEGAAAGAGFSVVLACDFVVAASDAKFVMAYVSVGLTPDGGGSYELARALPRPLASELMMEGKPVDAARLAQFGLVNRVTGPGQALDEALRLAAGLARQSPHAVGRIKALINHAATASRAEHLLAERDSFVAALHHPDGGEGISAFLEKRKPQYR; encoded by the coding sequence ATGCCCGCACAGCTGCTTTCCCGCCGCGTCGATTCGACGCTGGTGCTGACCATCTCCAACCCCGAGGCGCGCAATGCGCTGCACCCCGACATCTACGCGGCCTCGCAGCAGGCGCTGGACCAGGCCGCCACGGATGACTCGCTGCGCGCGGTCATCATCACCGGCGCCGACGGCGTGTTCTGCGCCGGCGGCAACCTGAACCGGCTGCTCGGCAACCGCAGCCAGCCGCCCGAGGTGCAGGCCGCCAGCATCGCGGTGCTGAACGGCTGGATCGAGTCGCTGCACGCCTTTCCCAAGCCGATCATCGCGGCGGTGGAAGGCGCGGCCGCGGGCGCGGGTTTCTCGGTGGTGCTGGCGTGCGACTTCGTAGTGGCGGCCAGCGATGCCAAGTTCGTGATGGCCTACGTCTCGGTGGGCCTGACGCCCGACGGTGGTGGCTCGTACGAGCTCGCGCGCGCACTGCCGCGGCCGCTGGCGAGCGAACTGATGATGGAAGGCAAGCCGGTGGACGCCGCCCGGCTGGCGCAGTTCGGGCTGGTCAACCGCGTCACCGGGCCCGGCCAGGCGCTGGATGAAGCGCTGCGCCTGGCGGCGGGCCTGGCACGGCAGTCGCCGCACGCGGTCGGCCGCATCAAGGCGCTGATCAACCATGCCGCCACCGCCTCGCGCGCCGAGCACTTGCTGGCCGAGCGCGACAGCTTCGTCGCGGCGCTGCACCACCCCGACGGCGGCGAAGGCATCAGCGCCTTCCTGGAGAAGCGCAAGCCACAATACCGCTGA
- a CDS encoding RNA polymerase sigma factor: MQAPDPAPSAACAAPADALGALPDHDLMLLVAGGIIEQPVTELFRRHNPGLYNYLAWLCRGNAGEAEDLAQKTWVKLMTRCGDYQPDAAFRTFLFQIARNAWLDQVRRADARQRDALDDHLPELPADDLSPEAELQLRQHAQHVHRALLQLPVSQREVVVLRFFSNMSVEEIAAMLGEKFETVKSRLRYAFARLRADLAGSLPESGP, translated from the coding sequence ATGCAGGCCCCAGACCCCGCTCCATCCGCAGCTTGCGCTGCCCCCGCCGACGCGCTGGGCGCGCTGCCCGACCACGACCTGATGCTGCTGGTGGCGGGCGGCATCATCGAGCAGCCCGTCACCGAGCTGTTCCGCCGGCATAATCCGGGCCTCTACAACTACCTGGCCTGGCTCTGCCGGGGCAATGCCGGCGAAGCCGAGGACCTCGCGCAGAAGACCTGGGTCAAGCTGATGACCCGCTGCGGCGACTACCAGCCAGACGCGGCGTTTCGCACCTTCCTGTTCCAGATCGCGCGCAATGCCTGGCTCGACCAGGTGCGCCGCGCCGATGCGCGCCAGCGCGACGCGCTGGATGACCACCTGCCCGAACTGCCGGCCGACGACCTGTCGCCGGAAGCGGAACTGCAGCTGCGGCAGCACGCGCAGCACGTCCATCGGGCGCTGCTGCAGTTGCCGGTGTCGCAGCGCGAAGTGGTGGTGCTGCGCTTCTTCAGCAATATGAGCGTCGAAGAGATTGCGGCGATGCTGGGCGAGAAGTTCGAGACCGTGAAGAGCCGGCTGCGCTATGCGTTCGCGCGCCTGCGCGCGGACCTGGCCGGCAGCTTGCCGGAGTCGGGACCATGA
- a CDS encoding phosphotransferase, with protein sequence MTSNVSHFEGTRPVADQQRFDTAALEAWMRQHVEGFAGPLTVEQFKGGQSNPTFKLVTPGQTYVMRAKPGPKSKLLPSAHAIEREYRVMAALAGTDVPVARMYALCEDESVIGRAFYIMEFVAGRVLWDQSLPGMGTAERSAIYDEMNRVIAALHSVDYNAIGLGDYGKPGNYFQRQIERWTKQYKLSETESIPAMDALMDWLPQHIPQEDADLTSIVHGDYRLDNLMFHPTEPRVLAVLDWELSTLGHPMADFSYHCMSWHIAPGQFRGIAGLDFAALGIPDEASYRRLYEQRTGRPITGDWNFYLAFSMFRIAGILQGIMKRVVDGTASSAQATDAGKRARPMAEMGWEYAKKAKD encoded by the coding sequence ATGACCAGCAACGTATCGCACTTCGAAGGCACGCGCCCGGTGGCTGACCAGCAGCGTTTCGACACTGCCGCGCTGGAAGCCTGGATGCGGCAGCACGTGGAGGGCTTTGCCGGCCCGCTGACCGTGGAGCAGTTCAAGGGCGGCCAGTCCAACCCGACCTTCAAGCTGGTCACGCCGGGACAGACCTACGTGATGCGCGCCAAGCCCGGACCCAAGAGCAAGCTGCTGCCGTCGGCGCACGCGATCGAGCGCGAGTACCGCGTGATGGCCGCGCTGGCCGGCACCGACGTGCCGGTGGCGCGCATGTACGCGCTGTGCGAGGACGAATCCGTGATCGGACGCGCCTTCTACATCATGGAATTCGTCGCCGGGCGCGTGCTGTGGGACCAGTCGCTGCCGGGCATGGGCACGGCCGAGCGCAGCGCCATCTACGACGAGATGAACCGCGTCATCGCCGCGCTGCACTCGGTCGACTACAACGCCATCGGCCTGGGCGACTACGGCAAGCCCGGCAACTACTTCCAGCGCCAGATCGAGCGCTGGACCAAGCAGTACAAGCTGTCCGAGACCGAATCGATCCCGGCCATGGACGCGCTGATGGACTGGCTGCCCCAGCATATCCCGCAGGAAGACGCCGACCTGACCTCGATCGTGCATGGCGACTACCGCCTCGACAACCTGATGTTCCACCCGACCGAGCCGCGCGTGCTGGCGGTGCTGGACTGGGAGCTGTCGACGCTGGGCCACCCGATGGCCGACTTCAGCTACCACTGCATGAGCTGGCATATCGCCCCCGGCCAGTTCCGCGGCATCGCCGGGCTGGACTTCGCCGCGCTCGGCATCCCCGACGAAGCCAGCTACCGCCGCCTGTACGAGCAGCGCACCGGCCGCCCCATCACCGGCGACTGGAACTTCTACCTGGCCTTCAGCATGTTCCGCATCGCCGGCATCCTGCAGGGCATCATGAAGCGCGTGGTCGACGGCACCGCGTCGTCGGCGCAGGCCACCGACGCCGGCAAGCGCGCGCGGCCGATGGCCGAGATGGGGTGGGAATATGCGAAGAAGGCGAAGGACTGA
- a CDS encoding histidine phosphatase family protein, which translates to MELPPSSRRRIYLMRHGAVSYFDEAGRRTALPELVPLNETGRMQASAAGRAFAAEQIRFDRVIVSGLPRTVETAQCVLAELPEMDGIAPEVWPELQEIRGGDLSAIASEDLRDAFVGAFEGEVPEHKRFLNGESVGAFLDRVLPALARLRDDPDWDTVLMVLHGGTNRAILSQAISCGRRVFFGSLLQTAGCINVLDMGDGPLDWVVRMTNYSPPTPVHSGSRHTTMEVLLHQYLRGRQPPG; encoded by the coding sequence ATGGAATTGCCGCCGTCCTCGCGCCGCCGCATCTACCTGATGCGGCATGGTGCGGTTTCCTACTTCGACGAAGCCGGGCGCCGCACCGCCCTGCCCGAGCTGGTGCCGCTGAACGAGACCGGCCGCATGCAGGCCAGCGCCGCCGGCCGCGCCTTTGCCGCGGAGCAGATCCGTTTCGACCGCGTCATCGTCAGCGGCCTGCCGCGCACGGTCGAGACCGCGCAATGCGTGCTGGCCGAACTGCCGGAGATGGACGGCATCGCTCCCGAAGTCTGGCCGGAACTGCAGGAAATCCGCGGCGGCGACCTGTCCGCGATTGCAAGCGAGGACCTGCGCGATGCCTTTGTCGGCGCCTTCGAAGGCGAAGTGCCGGAACACAAGCGTTTTCTTAACGGCGAGAGCGTCGGCGCCTTCCTGGACCGGGTGCTGCCCGCGCTGGCGCGCCTGCGCGACGACCCCGACTGGGATACCGTGCTGATGGTGCTGCATGGCGGCACCAACCGCGCCATCCTGTCGCAGGCCATCAGCTGCGGGCGGCGCGTATTCTTCGGCTCGCTGCTGCAGACCGCCGGCTGCATCAATGTGCTCGACATGGGCGACGGCCCGCTCGACTGGGTGGTGCGCATGACCAACTACTCGCCACCCACGCCCGTGCACAGCGGCTCGCGCCACACCACCATGGAAGTGCTGCTGCACCAGTACTTGCGCGGACGACAGCCGCCCGGCTGA
- the ggt gene encoding gamma-glutamyltransferase: protein MVHPDLTSMAWRGALALALSALLGACGTPGGSTATPAASTTPATATTPAAMPPAPEVASGYRPGMATVYAQRHMAAAANPLATEAGRAMLRQGGSAIDAAIAMQAVLTLVEPQATGIGGGAFIMYWDGKNVQAFDGRETAPAGATENLFLRPDGKPMSFSEAQIGGRSVGTPGVMRALEMVHRKHGRLPWARLFQPAIELAEKGFPISQRLYTQVAADKFLANSPEMAAYFLDAQGKPKPAGTVLKNPKLAQTLRDIARRGAGVLYGGPIARDIVAKVNDGSNAGSLSLADLGSYRAKQRVPVCTDYKRYKVCGMPPPSSGGIAIAQILGTLQALETKNPKYALAALKPQAVNTPAQLEAHADAVHAIAEADRLAYADRGLYVADADFVPVDVSGMVNPSYLAARAELIGEQSMGKAQPGTPPGATLAYAPDRSPPRISTSQIVAVDDRGGAISMTTTIESYFGSHLMVRGFMLNNQLTDFSFVPSENGKPVANRVQPGKRPRSSMAPTLVFDRQSGQLVATVGSPGGSQIIEYVSKALVGMLDWNLDPQAAIGMGNFGSRNGPTEVEQGLVSPGLVQALQARGHQVTAIEMTSGTQAIVRRQGPDGRMVWAGGADPRREGVALGD, encoded by the coding sequence ATGGTTCACCCTGACCTCACTTCGATGGCGTGGCGCGGCGCGCTGGCGCTGGCGCTGTCGGCGCTGCTCGGCGCCTGTGGCACCCCGGGCGGAAGCACGGCCACCCCGGCCGCCTCCACTACGCCGGCGACAGCGACTACGCCCGCGGCGATGCCGCCTGCGCCGGAAGTGGCCTCCGGCTACCGCCCCGGCATGGCGACCGTCTACGCGCAGCGCCACATGGCAGCCGCGGCCAATCCGCTCGCCACCGAGGCCGGGCGTGCCATGCTGCGTCAGGGCGGCTCGGCCATCGATGCCGCCATCGCCATGCAGGCGGTGCTGACGCTGGTCGAGCCGCAGGCCACCGGCATCGGCGGCGGCGCCTTCATCATGTACTGGGACGGCAAGAACGTGCAGGCCTTCGACGGCCGCGAGACCGCTCCCGCCGGCGCGACCGAAAACCTGTTCCTGCGCCCGGATGGCAAGCCCATGTCGTTCAGCGAGGCCCAGATCGGCGGGCGCTCGGTCGGCACCCCGGGCGTGATGCGCGCGCTGGAGATGGTCCACCGCAAGCATGGCCGCCTGCCCTGGGCCAGGCTGTTCCAGCCCGCCATCGAGCTGGCGGAGAAGGGCTTCCCGATCTCGCAGCGGCTCTACACGCAGGTCGCGGCCGACAAGTTCCTGGCCAACTCGCCAGAGATGGCCGCTTACTTCCTTGACGCCCAGGGCAAGCCCAAGCCGGCCGGCACGGTGCTGAAGAACCCGAAGCTGGCGCAGACGCTGCGCGACATTGCCCGGCGCGGCGCGGGCGTGCTCTATGGCGGCCCGATCGCGCGCGATATCGTGGCCAAGGTCAACGACGGCAGCAACGCCGGCTCGCTGTCGCTGGCCGACCTGGGCAGCTACCGCGCCAAGCAGCGGGTGCCGGTATGCACCGACTACAAGCGCTACAAGGTCTGCGGCATGCCGCCGCCGTCGTCGGGCGGCATCGCCATCGCGCAGATCCTCGGCACGCTGCAGGCGCTGGAAACCAAAAATCCCAAATACGCGCTCGCGGCGCTCAAGCCGCAGGCGGTGAACACGCCGGCGCAGCTGGAAGCCCATGCCGACGCCGTTCATGCGATTGCCGAGGCCGACCGTCTGGCCTATGCCGACCGCGGCCTGTACGTCGCCGATGCGGACTTCGTGCCGGTCGACGTCAGCGGCATGGTCAACCCCTCCTATCTCGCCGCGCGCGCCGAGCTGATCGGCGAGCAGAGCATGGGCAAGGCCCAGCCGGGCACGCCGCCTGGCGCCACGCTGGCCTACGCGCCGGACCGCTCGCCGCCGCGCATTTCGACCTCGCAGATCGTCGCGGTCGACGACCGCGGCGGCGCCATCTCGATGACCACCACGATCGAGTCGTACTTCGGCTCGCATCTGATGGTGCGCGGCTTCATGCTCAACAACCAGCTCACCGACTTCTCCTTCGTGCCCAGCGAAAACGGCAAGCCGGTGGCGAACCGCGTGCAGCCGGGCAAGCGCCCGCGTTCTTCGATGGCGCCGACGCTGGTGTTCGACCGCCAGAGCGGCCAGCTGGTGGCAACGGTCGGTTCGCCGGGCGGCTCGCAGATCATCGAGTACGTATCCAAGGCGCTGGTCGGCATGCTCGACTGGAACCTGGATCCGCAGGCGGCGATCGGCATGGGCAACTTCGGCAGCCGCAACGGCCCCACCGAAGTCGAGCAAGGCCTGGTGTCGCCGGGGCTGGTGCAGGCCCTGCAGGCGCGCGGCCACCAGGTGACGGCGATCGAGATGACCAGCGGCACGCAGGCCATCGTGCGCCGCCAGGGACCGGACGGGAGGATGGTGTGGGCCGGTGGTGCGGATCCGCGGCGGGAGGGGGTGGCGCTGGGGGATTGA
- a CDS encoding LysR family transcriptional regulator, which produces MQLSRIDLNLFVVFDAIYSEGSITAAARQLNLTQPAVSHALGRLRTLFDDPLFERRGQGMAPTPLARSLAAEVRSALQSFARTLQDTPHFDPTNTVRRFTIGMRDALESTLLPPLMSRVTAMAPQVEIAAIRFDRREMESELLAGTLDAALDILLPVSPAIHHAPFMADPMVVLARRDHPLVKKELTLERYLAAEHVHVSSRRRGAGLEDQALHRMGLTRRVRLRCQHYAAACRVVSCTDLLATLPLRYARIANEPYANRLLSLPFKVPSLELHLYWHAGGENDGANRWLREQLMAVMASLGSGMADVAAAG; this is translated from the coding sequence ATGCAGCTCTCCCGCATCGATCTCAACCTCTTCGTCGTGTTTGACGCCATCTACAGCGAAGGCAGCATCACCGCGGCCGCGCGCCAGCTCAACCTGACGCAGCCGGCGGTCAGCCACGCGCTGGGGCGGCTGCGCACGCTGTTCGACGATCCGCTGTTCGAGCGGCGCGGGCAGGGCATGGCGCCCACGCCGCTGGCCCGTTCGCTGGCGGCCGAGGTGCGCAGCGCACTCCAGTCGTTCGCGCGCACCCTGCAGGACACGCCGCACTTCGATCCCACCAACACCGTGCGCCGCTTCACCATCGGCATGCGCGACGCGCTCGAGTCGACGCTGCTGCCGCCGCTGATGAGTCGCGTCACCGCGATGGCGCCGCAGGTGGAGATCGCCGCGATCCGCTTCGACCGGCGCGAGATGGAATCGGAACTGCTGGCGGGCACGCTCGACGCCGCGCTCGACATCCTGCTGCCGGTGTCGCCGGCGATCCACCATGCGCCGTTCATGGCCGACCCGATGGTGGTGCTGGCGCGGCGCGACCATCCGCTGGTGAAGAAGGAGCTGACCCTGGAGCGCTACCTCGCGGCCGAGCACGTCCATGTGTCGTCGCGCCGCCGCGGTGCCGGGCTGGAGGACCAGGCCTTGCACCGCATGGGCCTGACCCGGCGTGTGCGGCTGCGTTGCCAGCACTACGCCGCGGCATGCCGCGTGGTCAGCTGCACCGACCTGCTGGCGACGCTGCCGCTGCGCTACGCGCGCATCGCCAACGAGCCCTATGCCAACCGGCTGCTGTCGCTGCCGTTCAAGGTGCCGTCGCTGGAGCTGCACCTGTACTGGCACGCGGGTGGCGAGAACGACGGCGCCAACCGCTGGCTGCGCGAGCAGTTGATGGCGGTGATGGCCTCGCTGGGCAGCGGCATGGCCGACGTGGCCGCCGCGGGCTGA